In a genomic window of Gossypium arboreum isolate Shixiya-1 chromosome 7, ASM2569848v2, whole genome shotgun sequence:
- the LOC108452744 gene encoding transcription and mRNA export factor ENY2, giving the protein MKHSVNRPPTPDAAEDQGKEPTLQEIINIKLIESGEKERLMELLRERLIDCGWKDEMKALCRAHVKKKGRNNVTVDDLVHLITPKGRASVPDSVKAELLQRIRTFLMSAAL; this is encoded by the exons AT GAAACATTCAGTAAATCGACCACCAACCCCAGATGCTGCAGAAGATCAAGGGAAAGAACCCACCCTTCAAGAAATTATTAACATCaag TTGATTGAGAGTGGGGAAAAAGAGAGATTAATGGAGTTGTTAAGAGAAAGGCTCATAGACTGTGGTTGGAAGGATGAGATGAAAGCTCTTTGCAG GGCACATGTTAAGAAGAAAGGAAGAAATAATGTCACTGTAGATGACCTCGTGCATTTGATCACCCCAAAAGGCAGAG CTTCCGTTCCTGACTCCGTAAAGGCTGAGCTATTGCAAAGAATTCGCACGTTTCTCATGTCTGCCGCTCTTTGA
- the LOC108452717 gene encoding plastoglobule-localized metallopeptidase 48, chloroplastic isoform X3, with the protein MEELGFRFTPELLLLCFGTSTLMISGIRSINSFWLQNTLILKAIPGLNELGRALLAGTVTEQIMLLENIGTSVLVSKDQLPELHKMMIEAAGILNIEPPDLYVRQSPVPNAYTLAISGKKPFVVIHTSLVELLTRNELQAVLAHELGHLKCDHGVWLTFANLLTLGAYTVPGLGAFLAQTLEEQLFRWLRAAELTCDRAALLVAQDPKVVISVLMKLAGGCPSMADQLNVDAFLEQARSYDKASSSPVGYYIRNAQTRQLSHPLPVLRAREIDEWSRSNEYRSLLKRATQMNVVEKV; encoded by the exons ATGGAAGAATTAGGGTTTCGGTTTACTCCAGAGCTTCTCCTCTTGTGTTTCGGGACCTCGACGCTGATGATTTCCGGCATCCGCTCGATAAACAG CTTTTGGTTGCAGAATACGCTGATCCTGAAAGCGATTCCAGGGCTTAACGAACTAGGAAGAGCTTTACTAG CAGGAACTGTCACAGAGCAAATCATGCTTCTTGAGAATATAGGGACTTCAGTCCTTGTTTCGAAAGATCAG CTTCCTGAACTTCATAAAATGATGATTGAAGCTGCGGGAATATTGAATATTGAACCTCCTGATCTCTATGTTCGGCAAAGTCCTGTTCCAAATGCTTATACATTAGCTATAAGCGGTAAAAAACCATTTGTTGTCATTCATACTAGTCTTGTGGAGCTTCTGACGCGAAACGAACTGCAG GCTGTCTTGGCTCATGAGTTGGGTCATCTCAAATGTGATCATGGTGTGTGGCTTACCTTTGCAAATCTTCTCACTCTTGGAGCCTATACTGTTCCTG GACTTGGTGCCTTTCTAGCTCAGACTTTAGAGGAACAGTTATTCCGTTGGCTTAGGGCAGCAGAGCTTACTTGTGATCGTGCAGCCCTTCTCGTTGCACAAGATCCCAAG GTTGTCATCTCTGTTTTGATGAAATTAGCTGGTGGCTGCCCATCAATGGCGGATCAGCTAAATGTGGATGCATTTTTAGAGCAAGCTCGCTCTTATGATAAAGCTTCTTCAAGCCCAGTTGGGTACTATATAAG AAATGCTCAAACGCGGCAACTTTCACATCCTCTGCCTGTTCTACGTGCACGTGAGATTGATGAGTGGTCAAGAAGTAATGAATACAGAAGCCTTCTTAAACGTGCAACTCAGATGAACGTTGTAGAAAAAGTTTAG
- the LOC108452717 gene encoding plastoglobule-localized metallopeptidase 48, chloroplastic isoform X2: protein MASLVLSSLCFTSHKPCSFTSSLRFSFGALTGSRFAAPLTVGFRPVKRRNGRIRVSVYSRASPLVFRDLDADDFRHPLDKQNTLILKAIPGLNELGRALLGTVTEQIMLLENIGTSVLVSKDQLPELHKMMIEAAGILNIEPPDLYVRQSPVPNAYTLAISGKKPFVVIHTSLVELLTRNELQAVLAHELGHLKCDHGVWLTFANLLTLGAYTVPGLGAFLAQTLEEQLFRWLRAAELTCDRAALLVAQDPKVVISVLMKLAGGCPSMADQLNVDAFLEQARSYDKASSSPVGYYIRNAQTRQLSHPLPVLRAREIDEWSRSNEYRSLLKRATQMNVVEKV from the exons ATGGCTTCTTTGGTTCTCTCTTCTCTCTGTTTCACTTCTCATAAGCCTTGTTCTTTTACGTCTTCGCTCCGTTTCAGCTTCGGCGCTCTGACGGGATCTAGATTCGCCGCTCCGTTAACTGTCGGATTCCGACCGGTGAAGAGGAGAAATGGAAGAATTAGGGTTTCGGTTTACTCCAGAGCTTCTCCTCTTGTGTTTCGGGACCTCGACGCTGATGATTTCCGGCATCCGCTCGATAAACAG AATACGCTGATCCTGAAAGCGATTCCAGGGCTTAACGAACTAGGAAGAGCTTTACTAG GAACTGTCACAGAGCAAATCATGCTTCTTGAGAATATAGGGACTTCAGTCCTTGTTTCGAAAGATCAG CTTCCTGAACTTCATAAAATGATGATTGAAGCTGCGGGAATATTGAATATTGAACCTCCTGATCTCTATGTTCGGCAAAGTCCTGTTCCAAATGCTTATACATTAGCTATAAGCGGTAAAAAACCATTTGTTGTCATTCATACTAGTCTTGTGGAGCTTCTGACGCGAAACGAACTGCAG GCTGTCTTGGCTCATGAGTTGGGTCATCTCAAATGTGATCATGGTGTGTGGCTTACCTTTGCAAATCTTCTCACTCTTGGAGCCTATACTGTTCCTG GACTTGGTGCCTTTCTAGCTCAGACTTTAGAGGAACAGTTATTCCGTTGGCTTAGGGCAGCAGAGCTTACTTGTGATCGTGCAGCCCTTCTCGTTGCACAAGATCCCAAG GTTGTCATCTCTGTTTTGATGAAATTAGCTGGTGGCTGCCCATCAATGGCGGATCAGCTAAATGTGGATGCATTTTTAGAGCAAGCTCGCTCTTATGATAAAGCTTCTTCAAGCCCAGTTGGGTACTATATAAG AAATGCTCAAACGCGGCAACTTTCACATCCTCTGCCTGTTCTACGTGCACGTGAGATTGATGAGTGGTCAAGAAGTAATGAATACAGAAGCCTTCTTAAACGTGCAACTCAGATGAACGTTGTAGAAAAAGTTTAG
- the LOC108452717 gene encoding plastoglobule-localized metallopeptidase 48, chloroplastic isoform X1, protein MASLVLSSLCFTSHKPCSFTSSLRFSFGALTGSRFAAPLTVGFRPVKRRNGRIRVSVYSRASPLVFRDLDADDFRHPLDKQNTLILKAIPGLNELGRALLAGTVTEQIMLLENIGTSVLVSKDQLPELHKMMIEAAGILNIEPPDLYVRQSPVPNAYTLAISGKKPFVVIHTSLVELLTRNELQAVLAHELGHLKCDHGVWLTFANLLTLGAYTVPGLGAFLAQTLEEQLFRWLRAAELTCDRAALLVAQDPKVVISVLMKLAGGCPSMADQLNVDAFLEQARSYDKASSSPVGYYIRNAQTRQLSHPLPVLRAREIDEWSRSNEYRSLLKRATQMNVVEKV, encoded by the exons ATGGCTTCTTTGGTTCTCTCTTCTCTCTGTTTCACTTCTCATAAGCCTTGTTCTTTTACGTCTTCGCTCCGTTTCAGCTTCGGCGCTCTGACGGGATCTAGATTCGCCGCTCCGTTAACTGTCGGATTCCGACCGGTGAAGAGGAGAAATGGAAGAATTAGGGTTTCGGTTTACTCCAGAGCTTCTCCTCTTGTGTTTCGGGACCTCGACGCTGATGATTTCCGGCATCCGCTCGATAAACAG AATACGCTGATCCTGAAAGCGATTCCAGGGCTTAACGAACTAGGAAGAGCTTTACTAG CAGGAACTGTCACAGAGCAAATCATGCTTCTTGAGAATATAGGGACTTCAGTCCTTGTTTCGAAAGATCAG CTTCCTGAACTTCATAAAATGATGATTGAAGCTGCGGGAATATTGAATATTGAACCTCCTGATCTCTATGTTCGGCAAAGTCCTGTTCCAAATGCTTATACATTAGCTATAAGCGGTAAAAAACCATTTGTTGTCATTCATACTAGTCTTGTGGAGCTTCTGACGCGAAACGAACTGCAG GCTGTCTTGGCTCATGAGTTGGGTCATCTCAAATGTGATCATGGTGTGTGGCTTACCTTTGCAAATCTTCTCACTCTTGGAGCCTATACTGTTCCTG GACTTGGTGCCTTTCTAGCTCAGACTTTAGAGGAACAGTTATTCCGTTGGCTTAGGGCAGCAGAGCTTACTTGTGATCGTGCAGCCCTTCTCGTTGCACAAGATCCCAAG GTTGTCATCTCTGTTTTGATGAAATTAGCTGGTGGCTGCCCATCAATGGCGGATCAGCTAAATGTGGATGCATTTTTAGAGCAAGCTCGCTCTTATGATAAAGCTTCTTCAAGCCCAGTTGGGTACTATATAAG AAATGCTCAAACGCGGCAACTTTCACATCCTCTGCCTGTTCTACGTGCACGTGAGATTGATGAGTGGTCAAGAAGTAATGAATACAGAAGCCTTCTTAAACGTGCAACTCAGATGAACGTTGTAGAAAAAGTTTAG
- the LOC108452733 gene encoding B2 protein-like produces the protein MERTNNFWQLGDDLRGLAKVAEDHKWLMAASKLAEQTRTKGERMNNLDLSKGPAEMRTRDKFGFQEDNKLENLNFNMLNLDSKVGDNVSKSSFQNGMYNMNAVYQKNNSISLGNPTGNKYMSNNQSNKDVSNNSSTKNNNNGNENSNANNAVDKRFKTLPATETLPRNEVLGGYIFVCNNDTMQEDLKRQLFGLPPRYRDSVRAITPGLPLFLYNYTTHQLHGIFEAASFGGSNIDPTAWEDKKCKGESRFPAQVRIRIRTLCKALEEDAFRPVLHHYDGPKFRLELSIPETLDLLDLCEQAGSP, from the exons ATGGAGAGGACAAATAACTTTTGGCAGTTGGGAGATGATCTTCGGGGACTAGCAAAAGTCGCAGAGGATCACAAATGGTTGATGGCTGCATCGAAACTGGCTGAACAGACGAGGACAAAGGGTGAACGCATGAACAATCTAGATCTTTCCAAGGGTCCAGCTGAAATGAGGACAAGGGATAAATTCGGGTTCCAGGAAGACAACAAGCTCGAGAACCTTAACTTTAATATGTTGAACTTGGACTCTAAGGTTGGGGATAATGTAAGCAAAAGTTCCTTCCAAAATGGTATGTACAATATGAATGCTGTTTACCAGAAAAATAACAGTATTAGCCTTGGAAACCCTACTGGCAACAAATATATGAGCAACAATCAGAGCAACAAAGATGTCAGCAATAACAGCAGCACCAAGAATAACAACAATGGCAATGAGAACAGTAATGCAAACAACGCCGTTGACAAAAGATTCAAGACTTTGCCTGCAACTGAGACACTCCCAAGAAATGAGGTGCTTGGAGGGTACATCTTTGTTTGTAACAATGATACGATGCAGGAAGATTTAAAGCGCCAGCTATTTG GCTTACCACCAAGATACAGGGACTCTGTTCGGGCAATTACACCTGGCTTGCCTCTATTTCTCTATAACTACACTACTCATCAATTGCATGGTATTTTTGAG GCAGCAAGTTTTGGGGGTTCTAACATTGATCCAACTGCTTGGGAAGACAAAAAGTGTAAAGGCGAGTCAAGATTTCCTGCTCAG GTGAGAATCCGTATTAGGACACTCTGCAAAGCATTGGAAGAGGATGCTTTTCGGCCAGTCTTGCACCACTATGATGGTCCCAAGTTTCGTCTTGAGCTCTCTATTCCTGAG ACTTTGGACCTACTAGACCTTTGTGAACAAGCTGGCTCTCCATAA
- the LOC108452717 gene encoding plastoglobule-localized metallopeptidase 48, chloroplastic isoform X4 gives MEELGFRFTPELLLLCFGTSTLMISGIRSINSFWLQNTLILKAIPGLNELGRALLGTVTEQIMLLENIGTSVLVSKDQLPELHKMMIEAAGILNIEPPDLYVRQSPVPNAYTLAISGKKPFVVIHTSLVELLTRNELQAVLAHELGHLKCDHGVWLTFANLLTLGAYTVPGLGAFLAQTLEEQLFRWLRAAELTCDRAALLVAQDPKVVISVLMKLAGGCPSMADQLNVDAFLEQARSYDKASSSPVGYYIRNAQTRQLSHPLPVLRAREIDEWSRSNEYRSLLKRATQMNVVEKV, from the exons ATGGAAGAATTAGGGTTTCGGTTTACTCCAGAGCTTCTCCTCTTGTGTTTCGGGACCTCGACGCTGATGATTTCCGGCATCCGCTCGATAAACAG CTTTTGGTTGCAGAATACGCTGATCCTGAAAGCGATTCCAGGGCTTAACGAACTAGGAAGAGCTTTACTAG GAACTGTCACAGAGCAAATCATGCTTCTTGAGAATATAGGGACTTCAGTCCTTGTTTCGAAAGATCAG CTTCCTGAACTTCATAAAATGATGATTGAAGCTGCGGGAATATTGAATATTGAACCTCCTGATCTCTATGTTCGGCAAAGTCCTGTTCCAAATGCTTATACATTAGCTATAAGCGGTAAAAAACCATTTGTTGTCATTCATACTAGTCTTGTGGAGCTTCTGACGCGAAACGAACTGCAG GCTGTCTTGGCTCATGAGTTGGGTCATCTCAAATGTGATCATGGTGTGTGGCTTACCTTTGCAAATCTTCTCACTCTTGGAGCCTATACTGTTCCTG GACTTGGTGCCTTTCTAGCTCAGACTTTAGAGGAACAGTTATTCCGTTGGCTTAGGGCAGCAGAGCTTACTTGTGATCGTGCAGCCCTTCTCGTTGCACAAGATCCCAAG GTTGTCATCTCTGTTTTGATGAAATTAGCTGGTGGCTGCCCATCAATGGCGGATCAGCTAAATGTGGATGCATTTTTAGAGCAAGCTCGCTCTTATGATAAAGCTTCTTCAAGCCCAGTTGGGTACTATATAAG AAATGCTCAAACGCGGCAACTTTCACATCCTCTGCCTGTTCTACGTGCACGTGAGATTGATGAGTGGTCAAGAAGTAATGAATACAGAAGCCTTCTTAAACGTGCAACTCAGATGAACGTTGTAGAAAAAGTTTAG
- the LOC108452707 gene encoding protein DUF642 L-GALACTONO-1,4-LACTONE-RESPONSIVE GENE 2 → MTSSSSISIQKMQYPLLFSIFFLFFFLGFASADYLQNSDFESPPKNLTRNSNVPFVLLNENNTIPGWTFQGTVQYVTAGRTMALPDNGHAIQLGQDAKINQTFQANGDYMEYILTFTLAPDGQNCSANANIIVSGPDNQGIFSFKQHYGKQAWQSYGQYLGLAGQDETVNLVFESQAVESDDNSTCWPVIDSLLVKAVEKPVQTKDNLLLNGGFEFGPEFLSNSTEGILLDSALSPVQSPLRKWAVVGTIKYISSKHFFVPHGNAAVEIVSGISAGIHTEVTLAEGSAYNLEFTLGDANNACEGDFIVEVRAGSVAQNFTIRSNGTGSVEKSLIKFKAGSRATPISFSSFTTSQTKDGIFCGPVVDNVVLLSSNGLIIIINPNILISLLLLIVILW, encoded by the exons ATGACTTCCTCTTCTTCTATCTCAATCCAAAAGATGCAGTACCCTCTATTGTTTTCcattttcttcctctttttcttcCTTGGATTTGCATCTGCAG ATTATCTTCAGAATTCCGACTTCGAGTCGCCACCAAAGAACTTGACCAGAAACAGCAATGTCCCATTTGTGTTGCTGAATGAAAACAACACGATCCCAGGATGGACATTCCAAGGGACAGTTCAGTATGTAACAGCTGGTCGAACCATGGCATTGCCAGATAATGGACATGCCATACAATTGGGTCAAGATGCCAAAATCAACCAGACTTTCCAAGCCAACGGCGATTACATGGAATATATACTTACATTTACTTTAGCTCCAGATGGTCAGAACTGTTCAGCTAATGCTAATATAATAGTTTCAGGACCAGACAATCAGGGGATCTTCTCTTTCAAGCAGCATTATGGGAAGCAAGCATGGCAGAGCTATGGCCAGTACCTAGGTCTTGCTGGTCAGGATGAAACCGTTAACCTCGTCTTTGAAAGCCAAGCAGTTGAATCTGATGATAACTCCACATGTTGGCCGGTGATTGACTCATTACTTGTCAAAGCAGTAGAAAAACCGGTTCAAACCAAAG ATAACCTGTTGCTGAATGGAGGATTCGAATTTGGCCCTGAATTCTTAAGCAACTCCACTGAGGGGATTCTACTTGATTCTGCATTAAGTCCAGTTCAATCACCGTTAAGAAAATGGGCTGTGGTTGGGACAATCAAATATATAAGCTCCAAGCACTTCTTTGTGCCCCATGGCAATGCTGCAGTGGAGATTGTATCAGGTATTTCAGCTGGCATACATACCGAAGTAACACTTGCAGAAGGTTCCGCATATAATCTGGAGTTCACACTAGGAGATGCTAACAATGCCTGTGAAGGAGATTTTATCGTAGAAGTTCGAGCCGGATCAGTAGCTCAGAATTTTACGATAAGAAGTAATGGGACAGGATCAGTGGAGAAATCTTTGATCAAGTTCAAGGCAGGTTCAAGAGCTACTCCAATCAGTTTTTCAAGCTTCACAACAAGTCAGACAAAAGATGGTATCTTTTGCGGTCCTGTGGTTGACAATGTAGTCTTGCTCTCCTCCAATGGCCTGATAATCATAATCAATCCGAACATTTTGATTTCTCTGTTATTGCTTATAGTGATTCTATGGTAA